The Rhopalosiphum maidis isolate BTI-1 chromosome 2, ASM367621v3, whole genome shotgun sequence genome segment TAATATTCCACCGATATCctgaataattgtaataataatgtacattaactttattcataatgtattaaatatgttttttattaatattacttgaaGTATAAATGAAACATAAACCAAAAGGTTGTTATTAagattttgtgttttaaattttaatgcttGTATTAACTCTACAGTGACAACTCTTGTTAGTATTGTTTTTTCTCTTTCctatgcataaaataaaagtatattgtttattaagattcatttacattatacttataatatttatacaatgtaatagtATTCAACAGTTCTTACTCTTGCAAATGTTTTGTAACTTGAAGAACAAAGgtcaactaataaataataattaatatagtgttGTTGAAGGgcataagttaatatttttgaaaatggatccaaaatactctaaaaatacaacatgtaataaattgttattaaaaagatattagttattataacaagGCAAAAAgtgctttatttttaaacataatggtATACCTTAGTTGAAATAATTCCTGGTATTTTCAATACTATAATCATTaacttgaatataaaattaatattttcaaaactacttattgttaattgaatttttctaAACAATGTGTCAAATTGATTCAGAATGGTTGTCCATATCAATGTTGATGTGGTGGCTATAGTGTCTGTGGTTAATATatcaatgtaatatgtaatattggataacattatacaacaatCATCTGTTGACAATGATTTTCTAGAATTTAAAacctgaaaaattataattttaattaatatactaaattatgaaaaagaaGTAACAAAAACCAAAAGTATTACACCCTAAATGGGTCATCTTAAGTGACTtatgataacaaaatatggattttataatattttatacatagaaaaCTCTGGAATTTAAAAACGCGTATGAAAGATTTTtcagtgaaaataaaacaactttattttaatgggTTTTTGCATTCCAAAATAAATAGTGTGATTCACCAGCATCACATGGGTAGCATACCCATCcatactgtaaatattataaatctatcaAATCAATGCACAGAAATactcttctttataaaatatataataggtgctTTTGTCCTAAACTGAACCAGATAGTTGTAATCATAGAAATATGGAGTATCTttgttcctatattatgtgggAGATAGACAAAGAAAACAAAAGCTGGTGTAGCGGCTCCTTAAGTAATTACTAGGAAACggattttatagtaataaaaaatcaatgtaaatatttaaaaaaatgtaatagtgttgaaaattacaaaacaataaatattttataaatataaatattaaataaaagtattacaaatgatgtaggtatataaaattatgaatattaatttggaaCAAAGCAATGAGAAAcaacatatttacattttgttgtaggtttttaaataaaaaattataacggtTTGGTCAGAGAATACTTTTGTATTGGCTAAAGGACCGTTCCACATAAACAGAGGTGATAGGGGCATAATTCTTATTCACTATATCAGAAAGagtgtattcaattttcagaGATCCTTATTGAATTTttcctattaaaatatctctgtcaaaaattatatgtctTGTTGTTTTAGACGAAGTAAATGATGTTAAACATCGTCAAAAATGAATGAAAAGatcaaaaattactaaaatatgtatttatacctaattatgtaaaaatctgtaaaataaatttgggtttatttcaattagaattatctaaattgtaaacattttttatcagatttaaaatatctcattCCAATAAAATCCATTCCCTAGTAATTTCTAACTTGAGTacaacatgttttataaaactttaaaatgagcATGCATTTATCTCCTAAGAAAATTACCAAATATATCTAGaatgaaacaaatttgaaggctgattaaataatttttcaaagtgttttttttttatataccgcTTCTATCCACATCTATTTTGCTTTATTAATgagttattcaaattttgatttttagaatttttaattgcttagatttttatactaattataaagtattctgTGGTgaatcaaacttttttttcaaattacaacTTACTTGTTTTACTGTAAAATTCCTagcagataatttttaaaataaaaattaatctacttagttcaaaattcaaataataattttcgaattattaaaacgtatgtatgtattgggtgacttttttattaaacaacttattatttcgaaatctaaaattaaaatctcggaaattaaaaaaaaaacaatgaataaatGAGGGTAAACATGCTTATTGatgaatcaatttaaatacaaaactaaattcctaaatattttctaataataggaattattttttgtaaatattatatttatgttaaaagataatattttttcccaCTTTTCAActctaaaataatgtttgtctCTCTCAATATGAACATTATAACGTGTAATcagaaataacatttttaatatttattaaaattgttttttttctccaaaaatttccttttttaaactaatgaaAATTGTACTCAGATAAATTAGATTGTAGTTCCCCtaacattatgttaatatatataatatgttacttaCTTCTAGAACCATTTGTAATGGTTCGATAGGATTCATTTCATTAAAGTCCATTAAAGCTTGTATAATACtcttaaagaaattattatcattgctttctataattataaaatgatttatattattgataaaaaacaatataacttattgtattaaattattatgaatattaccaTTATGtttcatttgaaatatttgagtAAACACTCCATTTGGTGCAAGTTGATAAAGAATACatcttaagaatttttttgcaATACTAGTGGAACCGCATGGCAAAAACTTTTGACTTTCTTTTTGCCATAGAAAAGTAGGTTTAGAGTGACatctattattcaaaattgcatacgtaaaaattaaaaataccaaacaCAACAATATTTAAGCAAGTACTTGGCTAATATAGTTAGTATTTCAGGTAAAAGACATGCAGCAACTGAAGGAGCTCGGTGTACAAAAGTTCCCAACAACACAATGCAAAGACCAATTTCATCATCACTATATTCTTCTTTACGCGTTCCGCAATCACTacacctataaataaatattataatttattattccgtACTTGTGTACttcttacatattaattattaaatacaatgtataccTCTCTTGTATACAATCTATTCCGATGCGACTTGTGCTATtgctaacatttttatatgaagaGAAAGCTTCATATATTGGAGACTCTGAATTTTGAGTATGGATATTTCTAAATAGATTTattgaaaagaaaattattacataacaattatagcatagtaaattattgaatattattaattgttatttagaaattaaaaatgttaataattaattagaaaaaaaaaattagattttataaagttaCTTTAGTCATGtaacttttatgtatacagTAAACTCATTTTGgttgataaaaattgtatcaatatgtaaaccgtaatattatacataattatacaattatacatatcatCAATATCAActgtaaaatgaattttttaaaacatttttatcattagaaAACATGAAACAATatcattaatcaattattttatggattacatttgcaaattacaatttaaaaacaggtacttaataaaagtttattttaaaagtcaaGACAGAGGTACTTCAAGATTTTTGTAGGATAGTAAACATTATAAGTCCTTATAAAATACCttcttttttttcagtatgaagtaaaattcaaaagtagttaactaaatttaaatttccaaaTATACTTAGTCAATCTGATTAAAGACGAGTGATGTACATATctttagttaaatttgtataaactaaGTCAATATGagaattattaagatattataaatttaaaatatatcaatcatTGAatcagtttaattttaagaaaataaaacctgagttttttaagataatCAAATGATAAATGATTCAAAAACTCACTAAAAATTACTTCTACTTAGGAAATATGGATTTGAACAACTATGTTGTCATTATTGATGCATAGTAAAGATTACACATACTAgtgtaatttaaatcttaatctaatttaatttttaattaacaaattagtCAAAATCTAAACTCTTTAACACTTTCAATGCGATGACGCGTATACGTGTCAACAAAGTTTATTCCATTGGGCCAGTGACGCGTTTACGTACACCGGCTGTAGACAATAAactctaaatttaaatctataattggtttgagtttttgttatttttagattcgTGTTATCGAATCATCGCGTCACGGTATGAACAGTGCGGTGTTGTGGTATAACCTACGAAATTATGGATGGCGTTGAaagtgttaataaatattaattaaatctaattcAGTTAACTTGTATTctataaatctttattatattacttatagttaAAACTCTTTTGAGAGTCATTTCCATGAGCCATTGAACGTCGTGCAGAAGAAAGATTTGATGATTTGTTGTCTTCTGGACTATCTAGTGCACtttgttttgttaatttcCTTGGACTATGGggatttttctatataaaacaaaaagtatcatttatattcaagttatttaaattaaatctttgaagtatattacaattatctataattttttttactaaattaaatttaaaaaagcaatttatcatgtatataacaaaatctatttaaattcaatagaaAATGATTATAACTAATTCAGTTTATTTTGTGCATGTTTAAtttcacattaaataatattaatacaatatacttgtTCTTTTTCAGAACTATCTTCTCTATTTAGAGATGATGATTGTGATGCTGAGTCTATGTCTCCTAATCCAAAAGTCTTGTTAATTTTTTGCACCAGATTAATAGTTGTTCCAATTGGTAAAAGACGTTCTTGTACTGGAATTTccaatggttttttttcaatattaacttCCAATTTAAATCCCAAATTAGTTTGAATTTCAGTAGTTGATTCTaagaatttagatttttattattattgtaaatttcagtaaacataagtatttaatatataatataagcatattataattattataatttaaaatcatatgatTATGTTATTACCCTTAAAAAAAGATGAGTTTTTATGAACTTTCATTTTTGATAGAGGAGACTCAGgacagttatataattttggagttggtttttgtagtaatattttatcttttatatttgaaacaatTGGTGGGTGAGATGTAACAGAAGAAGATGACGTAGACGTTTGACTGATGTCTTTTGggttataaaatgttgtttgttttttttgtacatcaaTTACTTCTTCAGATTTTCTGTAAGAATAATCATTAGCCATTAGCtatcatatatttagtaataagataatttacataaatcagaatattatacatcttaaaacaaaaattgatttaaagaattaaaacctaataatataaaaagataaaagaatattatagttaataaaataaaagtactacaattacaatacaataaaactgatattataattatagtttaatgttatactcaataataaaCCACCTTGTTCTAATgagtaaaaattcattgactactaaaattgtttgaattaaatttatatttatactcataAACTGATAATTACTTTAATGTTGTGTTTATTTCAGGTGATGAAGTAGAAGTTGTTCCTAAGATGGGTTGagataaaaaattttgttgaTTAGCCACACTAATTATTGCCGAAGTTGCTAACATTTTCATTCCTTCTTTTACACCCCATTTATCTGCTttctacttaaattattttaattaatattcttacgATTATTggttaatatgaatatattttcttacatcaacattattttcattagacCAAAATGATCGAAGTGGtccttttttattaaaagtctCGTCTGCTGATTCGTCAAATGATCCCtgaaatgcatataaaaataataaatactgattataataaactatctttattaaataggtacacataACGGCAAGTTgaccaattttttaaaagcttttaattaaaagtaattttttaatttttaaaactgtaaatacATACATGTGAACTGTAATGACCAGTTGTACTatctgatttatatttttctggagCAATGGCTAAATCTGATTCTGTTTCATCTGGTTCAGTTGAGccactaaattaattatttaaattaattttagttacttATGTTGGattaaactgtaaaaaaagcATACGTAGATCCTTGTTTATGAGGAGTTCTTTTATGAAATGAAATGTCTTCTTCCCAGTGAGTTTCCATACTTGTTGGATATTTTCTTGAGGTAGATGGCTGAgattcatacaatttttgcGATTCCATGTACAAAGATTCaccatttttttcaactataaggtatttaataaaaatattgaacagtgtatttaatttaatttaatttaaacaacaaaCCTTTGGTTTTCGAAGTATCTGGCATAACGACTGTTGGAGGTATTCTATTACACACATGTTGTTGTGCATTCAGtgtattcaaaacaatttccATTAATGACACTACAAGAAGGCTGACTGGTTCCTTATCAAAattgtactaaaataaaatatggataaattaatctaaacccagtaaaatgttttatttataaataatataccttatacaaaaaaaccaTTACAGACATGAGCCATGACTTTCTTGCCATTGGTTCTAAAAACCACAAAGAATAAGTAGCATTGATAGAATGTGTTTCAGGTGAAGGGCAATATTGAAGTAATAACAGTGCAGTTGGTGCAATAACGTGGCCCATTGTAAAATTTTGGTCTAACATTTGTGGTAAATTtgacaaaaatgaattaaaaactgGTAAAaccctaaaatattttttttaacatgataaataaataatattttttttaaatatttcatatattatataagtaccttaATTTATCAGGTGGTATAATAAATCCTTTTTCATTGTAATTATAGcccaataataagtataaatgctGTAACACAATACCTTGAACTCTTATTCCATGTTTTGATTCTTCTGGATATGCCTATCATGAAGAAATTAATGGTttcataaatgataaattgattaaaattatttaaaatactttaaattacatGCTCGGGTCTTGACATGTATTGCATGAGCAAAAAAACAATCAGACTGCTTGTCTCTTTATCAGATTCTTCTAAATCAACAACTTTTTGTAAAAGTTCACTAGCATTATCTTCATGAGAATCCATTCCATAAGAATGatctaaaaagaaaattgttatagtattggttgttataaaaaaatattaattatacccgGAAGGATTGACAGAATTGGTGTAATAAGCTGTgatgtttttcttttcaaaattGGAGCAGAAAACTGCCTGTTATAAACTTTATCAcctagacatttttttacacatattattataacatgattttaaattatgattaaatatcagaattatatacatctatatattttaatgtatttttatgattttataattttaccacTATGTATTACTAGTACATTTCAAATCTTTagcatattcatatttaaataatttaaaataaatatttaacttttatttttatttaaataaaaataatatgtaatgtatgccTAACCATTGTGTTTTGGGCCATTTTTTGTTAAAGTAGAAGCGGGTGCAGACATAGTTCTTTTATAAGGCCATTTTTGACCAAAACTTGCACTGAGAGTTCGAACGGAATTTGATTCTGAAGAAGACGCCATAGATTCATGAGCTCtttgaacttttttaataaatgaatcgCTAGTGATATCAGAATTTCTTAAATCTGTAATAACagaaaaaacaagtttttgtttattaaattatatattttgttttatacattagtttataaataatttaaaaaattaatttatgaattatcttACCTCGTACATGAGTAATATCaccacttttttttaactgtatcTGAGCTTCTATAAATAGGGCATCAAACCGACCTAAGAAGAACTCCCATGAAAGTATTTTCCTGTCATTCAGTGTATTATGTAACTGATAAAGTGATTGTAATATCATGGGTCTATCCACCATAACGGTATCAAAATGCATTTCCATACAATGAATTAAAttctattcaaataaataattatcattgtattcaaaataaataagatatttatgtTCATTAACATTACCTTTAATGCAGAATCATGGATGGTAGGTAATAAAAGAGTTGCTCTTGTAGCTACATAAGTACTACGGTCATCCATACTTGATAAAAGGTAACAAAATGCGTTTGTTATACATGACTGAAGAGTAGGATTATTTCTTAATGGTGTATTATCTACAAATCTAGATATTAGCACCactttttcaacttaaaaaaataataaaaacattataaattaagtgtcataattaaatattaaattacctatttgatttaattttatatttacataaataataaatatattaaaaaataattattacaatatattatgttgaaaatataattcagtAGTAAGAAAGTGTTATTGcgagtgtataattttaacaattcgATTAAAActcgatttttaaatatattcacttTATTTGTTAGTGGGAAAGGGTGAAGGTTaccaaattataacaatattatatctatataaaagttttatattatttaaaaattacttttaataaaaacttgaaatttaatacaatattaagcttgtatgtaatatttataaacaataactcATATaggaaaacttaaatttaaacattcatatattttataaatctctaaaaacttaactaaaataatagaattaaaattaagctaTGTAGTTATTTACATGTAGCtatgtaagtattatttttaattattatttgatgtaataaaatatagtctgtataatttatacctgCATTGAAACGAGTACGCCAATCAGAACTATGAAATTCATCTTTAATAAGTTTCCAAAAAATATCACTGCCACATGGTAATGATAAACAATGAAGCATAACAGGTATAGCTACTTCACAGAGATGCGATTTAATACCTTCTATACAGTCCCAAAtgctaaaaataacataattcatattaaaaattaatgaaacaatttaaatcttaaatatttatttacattatattacattaagttatattcattatgcatttaataaaagttatgtattataatttattggctgaaattacaaaaatggACAGCTTTAaagatgtatttaaaaataaatttattctttctattaaaaactaaattataatttataatgattcttTGTGTGGTAAATGTATTTGTAGGCCCTTaaccttatataatactatattaataataaaatgtagtattttagttaaattaaactttaaatactataccaatatttatacttacttcttaattatcaaattttcttGACACCATATAACAAATCCTCTATGCTCTTTAACAGCTTTAGTTAAAGTATCACAGTGTAGAACTACAAGATGCAaggattgtaataaataatatttgaaactgGTGTCATTTGTTTTAGGGAACtcctaaataaaacatattacagttaaattatttattatttataaagtaaaaatgtaaatttataataagcatatactcttaattatttattcttctattaaattgtattctcataactttttttattttaattattgtaattttaaaatataccagatattctctaaaatataaattatacatagtaattaGAGCTTAAGCACATTTAAGATTATCCGAAGAGaggataataatgataatatataattcagtaatacctaatatgcataacattttaatttttaattttttaatatatttattataccctttttggttattattgcaattatactatatgtttGTTGATTTAGGAAATATTCAATttctgtaattatataaatataaataatattatgataaaaatgtgttgctataatgctatttaaaaaagtacaagTTTTACATTGTATATGCATACTAGAAGAGTTAagactgaaatattttttcaaaatttaaatatgttttatagatgctctatagttaataaaaaaagaccaGATTCAATTTTGCAGAAAACAGCAGAGAAATTGAGTGTTCCTTAAATCAGTAAacataagatatttaaatttggttaAAAGTGAAATCAGTTCTAGCCCagccaatttaaatattaatttagcaaTGACTATGCATTGAGATTcgccaaatatataaatattgaagtgCATACTTTAAGAATATGATATACTAATTGTAACTGGTCAGGAAGttcatcaattttaatacGAAACCGTCCTTGAGCCGTTTGCCAAAAATCTTGAATATTATGGATAGACTCATCAATTGGTTCATCATATTCGTTCATTAATTTGGCTTGTGCGACTCTTGCTGTTGCAACTCCTTAAAAATAGTATGCATTAATAATGATAGTTAataatgtcattattttttaaataaataattaaatcagtcAATAtgcgttttaaaaatttaattaattaattaacagaaAGATTTGTCAAAAAGATAATTACCAACATCAGATTCTGTTAATGTAATAGCTCTGGCAATAGCTGGCATTACTGGAGTTAAATCTAATTGCTCTACTACAGTTTCGACTGTTGCAGTCATTagctgaaaaattatttttgtttaattattttgtcataaactttttatgtaattatgaaaaacacaataattatcataaaaaaagttactttcgaaaattatatttaattttgtttaaaaactaaagctttaaattatttatttgtagcaTTTTACTTGAGGCATATTAACTAAAAGTCCACCAATAGTGTCTGGGGTTagcataaatgataaattagttCCTTCACattttgattcttttttatCAACTTCAGTaggtgttttttttgtatcatcaGAAAAACATTCTTCTATGATCGGAtcctttaaatacaaatttttataaatataatacatctagATAAAGTACTAACAGGGTCGGCCTGGCCAGAGCCGAAGCGCCGGTGTTCTCACCTGGGCCCTTGCTGTATTATAGTTCCTGGGTCCTTATACTGTGTTACCCCataatacagtatacaattattgggCCCCAGAAAATAATTTCTGCCTGGGCCCTCAGGTACCCAGACCGACCCTGGGTACTTATAAACAATGCTAAAGGCATGTTCAGGATATTTTCAAGAATATCCAAGATCTAGGATCATTTgtgaatgatttattttaatatacaattttaagtcattgattaaaaaataatatcaataattaaaatatattaatactaattattatagcaatagacaatattatctttattcagAAATAGATCCTTGGAAATGTCCTTGTAATATTGATGGTATTTTACTTACATCAGGAGGATGTGCTAAATTTGGTAAGGAAATATATTCTACTAATGAACTTGCTAGTTGATgccataatacaattaattcacAAGATATGCATTCCATTTTGTTTTCACAATCTCTGTGTGACTCAGTAAACCATCCAGTAACCAAAGAAttggtaattaatttacatacttCATGGTTCATTGCACTTGCAAATCCTGTATGCCGTTCAATGCCATGCAATTCCatctaaattagttttaaattatttacaatacatttatatattaataataataagttaatacaattttatttttattaaaacacactTGTTTAGATGTTATATCCAACATTAACACACAACAACTGAGTTTCAAATCGTCTTCCAACAAATCTGgtcgagtataataattttgtttatcttCATCATCTGTAACGCTTTCTGTACGTTTAATTATAACAGGATctgaaatatataactattgttaaaaactatcaacttgtttttaatttattttcaatacatgtttattaataaatactaacctAAATTACTTTTCACAAAATCAGATGCTTTCATATTTTCAtggttatagatttttttaaggcTGTCTAATCCATCTTTAAAGAAGTTAAATAGTAGATGAATTGGTATAATAATCTCTAAGCTAGTTAATACctgcaaaatatataaatatattttaaatcaaaaatggttAGTACTCTAATAAGTAAAACTCTTTTACCTGAATCCAAGTTAAAGCTTGTTCTTGAACTTTGGCACTTGTGCCTTTAAAACGTACCCCTATgaaattgtatagttttgtAGCATCAAATCCTAAAGGATTCATATCTGAGTCTAATATTTTGCTAAACatgaattttatatgatattacaataacaatattttatattattcataaatatatttttttttttctattaagtaacttttatattaccaTAAAAGCATTCGTAATTCTGGTAATTCGTCAGGTGGAACATCCCGAACAATAGCTTCTAACCAATGTGGCATGATTAACTCCCATATTTCAGAAGTGACAATGTCATAAGGAACTAGACATAGCAATTGATTTAagccatttttaattaatgcagTTTGACTTGCTAACATAtccctaaatattaaatgtattattataaataatattttttaataatatttcgggTAAGTAGGTAACATACCAATTACCACCAACTTGTGCATATTCCGGTGGACATGGTAATAAACAGTTGACAAACGCttcaaaataatgttgtcTAACACCTTTTAGCCACCGTTCACCTATATATTCTGTTTTCATATACTCTAAGGTACATTCTTGTTGgtctataataaaagtttatagaataaagtgtataattgtt includes the following:
- the LOC113551402 gene encoding protein unc-79 homolog isoform X2; translated protein: MVTKSVSFIAKIRHLQDYQLRLSYNMLPCPTGLDIANCLKYFSQVLLTMLKEVSESPHEMILHPEMDANRLALYPTLDYTGLYSALESLLHSASSINTGLQAFGEAFNQCVACLVPFLGGDTLESLPYMIATAFQVLPSSVHHDLINTLCYFVIPFTIPRNKCMNNAALSVAGILLLVFQNTFDTALHLQLVERLMTFKKNIKKDLLVVIAYGTSVARYHAARLLFNYWPLYNANKFDRNKPKSIGNWLALLCQKKNCPKVGYGPAERVCLNHELSMKHAENCPPPFYLCTDCAEDLHNKKPSYQFHIVLQPLLLATWKCEYQECKSQNTMISVTCFSPECASMNNNRPIRLCSDCNKHIHSENVDHIVHWTLKSAGELDNEMQTYLVESIVSLLKEVRAPISEATKESQNKAAVFGAKVKGTMSSSKTDKEDEQPEVTINDRQLMGRTGVWLLVALYRIEDQEPPRSSIMGRLLSILFHWFHVTAYSYDDQQECTLEYMKTEYIGERWLKGVRQHYFEAFVNCLLPCPPEYAQVGGNWDMLASQTALIKNGLNQLLCLVPYDIVTSEIWELIMPHWLEAIVRDVPPDELPELRMLLCKILDSDMNPLGFDATKLYNFIGVRFKGTSAKVQEQALTWIQVLTSLEIIIPIHLLFNFFKDGLDSLKKIYNHENMKASDFVKSNLDPVIIKRTESVTDDEDKQNYYTRPDLLEDDLKLSCCVLMLDITSKQMELHGIERHTGFASAMNHEVCKLITNSLVTGWFTESHRDCENKMECISCELIVLWHQLASSLVEYISLPNLAHPPDDPIIEECFSDDTKKTPTEVDKKESKCEGTNLSFMLTPDTIGGLLVNMPQLMTATVETVVEQLDLTPVMPAIARAITLTESDVGVATARVAQAKLMNEYDEPIDESIHNIQDFWQTAQGRFRIKIDELPDQLQLVYHILKEFPKTNDTSFKYYLLQSLHLVVLHCDTLTKAVKEHRGFVIWCQENLIIKNIWDCIEGIKSHLCEVAIPVMLHCLSLPCGSDIFWKLIKDEFHSSDWRTRFNAVEKVVLISRFVDNTPLRNNPTLQSCITNAFCYLLSSMDDRSTYVATRATLLLPTIHDSALKNLIHCMEMHFDTVMVDRPMILQSLYQLHNTLNDRKILSWEFFLGRFDALFIEAQIQLKKSGDITHVRDLRNSDITSDSFIKKVQRAHESMASSSESNSVRTLSASFGQKWPYKRTMSAPASTLTKNGPKHNGDKVYNRQFSAPILKRKTSQLITPILSILPDHSYGMDSHEDNASELLQKVVDLEESDKETSSLIVFLLMQYMSRPEHAYPEESKHGIRVQGIVLQHLYLLLGYNYNEKGFIIPPDKLRVLPVFNSFLSNLPQMLDQNFTMGHVIAPTALLLLQYCPSPETHSINATYSLWFLEPMARKSWLMSVMVFLYKYNFDKEPVSLLVVSLMEIVLNTLNAQQHVCNRIPPTVVMPDTSKTKVEKNGESLYMESQKLYESQPSTSRKYPTSMETHWEEDISFHKRTPHKQGSTGSTEPDETESDLAIAPEKYKSDSTTGHYSSHGSFDESADETFNKKGPLRSFWSNENNVDKADKWGVKEGMKMLATSAIISVANQQNFLSQPILGTTSTSSPEINTTLKKSEEVIDVQKKQTTFYNPKDISQTSTSSSSVTSHPPIVSNIKDKILLQKPTPKLYNCPESPLSKMKVHKNSSFFKESTTEIQTNLGFKLEVNIEKKPLEIPVQERLLPIGTTINLVQKINKTFGLGDIDSASQSSSLNREDSSEKEQKNPHSPRKLTKQSALDSPEDNKSSNLSSARRSMAHGNDSQKSFNYKNIHTQNSESPIYEAFSSYKNVSNSTSRIGIDCIQERCSDCGTRKEEYSDDEIGLCIVLLGTFVHRAPSVAACLLPEILTILAKCHSKPTFLWQKESQKFLPCGSTSIAKKFLRCILYQLAPNGVFTQIFQMKHNESNDNNFFKSIIQALMDFNEMNPIEPLQMVLEVLNSRKSLSTDDCCIMLSNITYYIDILTTDTIATTSTLIWTTILNQFDTLFRKIQLTISSFENINFIFKLMIIVLKIPGIISTKSILDPFSKILTYALQQHYINYYLLVDLCSSSYKTFAREREKTILTRVVTVELIQALKFKTQNLNNNLLVYVSFILQDIGGILPECSAIDNIVPTFPAIVTSVPTESMYNTRRRN